Proteins found in one Misgurnus anguillicaudatus chromosome 3, ASM2758022v2, whole genome shotgun sequence genomic segment:
- the LOC129445293 gene encoding adhesion G protein-coupled receptor L1 isoform X2, translating into MALSPWLLWMCPVLLSNIAPSEQGLSRAAMPFGLMRRELACEGYPIELRCPGSDVIMIETANYGRTDDKICDADPFQMENVQCYQPDAFKIMSHRCNNRTQCVVVAGADVFPDPCPGTYKYLEIQYECVPYIFVCPGTLMRVLEPSSVREAEHQSGAWCKDPLQAGDRLYVMPWTPYRTDMLYEYASWDDYIQNRVTTTYKLPSRVDGTGFVVYDGAVFYNKERTRNIVKYDLRTRIKSGEAIIGTANYHDTSPYRWGGKSDIDLAVDEHGLWVIYATEANNGRLVVSQVNPYTLRFEGTWQTNFEKRMASDAFMACGVLYAVRSVYQDDDSEAGGDLILYAYDTRHNREESVRIAFPNPYQHISSISYNPRDNQLYVWNNYIVLRYPLEFSPPQPTTDSLSTPLLSTTPLNSLSSTTSMAFSPTSVPSVTFHPVGAINRAPAGRPITATVPVTIRPPRRPQGPRTPMCEGRVTRGVQWPPTHRGETVERPCPKGSLGIASYQCMTDEVVWNPRGPDLSNCTSPWVNQIAQKIKSGENAAHIAAVLVNSTRGRVYAGDVTSSVRLMEQLLDILDSQLQALRPGNKESATRNYNKLQKRERTCRAFIQAVVQTVDNLLRLEALESWQDMNTTEQSHAATMLLDVMEKGAFLLANNLYGGHFSDRAPNVDLEVYVLNTEMELKDLSFPNTYDSDSTIHVSSSTIKQYSRNGQVKVVFTLYKNLGLFLTTQNATVKTEGEMKAGGHSLAVNSHIISASMNKESSRVFLTEPVVFTLRHLQLENHFSPNCSFWNYSERTMKGQWSSQGCRRLHSNNTHTTCACSHLTNFAVLMNHQQPAYPGGMQGLILFVITWVGMVISLVCLALCISTFCCLRGLQSDRTTIHKNLCLTLFISQLLFLIGMDKTHYTVVCPVLAGLLHFFLLSVFCWLCMETVQLYVLMVEVFESETSRRKYYYLSAYGFPTLVVAISTAIDYRSYGGTKACWLRVDNYFIWTFIGPASLVILLNLAVLVITVHRMLRHSTVLKPDSSRFDNIKCWTLSSVTLLLLVSLTWIFGLLFINDSSVVMAYLFTSFNALHGMFIFLLHCALQKKVQKEYSKCLRQSPCCGHASSTSSHGSLKSSAHRGNNRYYGGSQSRHAPAQRQSRIRRMWNDTVRRQTESSFMTAEINNTHTLTRGTMSNHLLANPMLQSRSGSSPYNTLLAETFNPPSPAVFNATGTFRNSKGTLSRSRESCGLEGVRLNGNYNNSYSLHGGSADLLGGVPVGSGGVSGEVSPGLLTPRGAEPTSGLRRNLSDAAALEKMIISELVQSNLRPSTDRYGNGTNSTMHRQDYSTSTGHREPPQRPLPRPPPPPPQDEEELLYKALEKPRLPDKPRLPDKPRLPDKPRLLEHAQSVFYQSEEDSESFSAEIADGVGGTGPDSASLYARDRDSSYPDSSPEALGPDPHSTLPPDELYFSAGRQAHVSAFYQPPPRRTGDESRMALQPSQGEGDGQMQLVTSL; encoded by the exons gtgTAATAACAGGACTCAGTGTGTGGTGGTCGCTGGTGCAGATGTGTTTCCTGACCCGTGTCCAGGCACATACAAATATCTGGAGATCCAGTATGAATGTGTTCCTTACA TTTTTGTTTGTCCCGGGACATTAATGCGAGTGTTGGAGCCCAGTTCAGTTCGGGAGGCAGAGCATCAGTCAGGGGCGTGGTGTAAGGACCCTCTGCAGGCTGGCGATAGGCTGTACGTTATGCCCTGGACACCGTATCGAACAGACATGCTATATGAATATGCTTCCTGGGATGATTACATCCAAAACAGGGTCACGACTACTTATAA GTTGCCCAGTCGAGTGGACGGCACAGGTTTCGTCGTGTACGATGGGGCCGTGTTCTACAATAAAGAACGCACACGTAACATCGTGAAATATGATCTGCGGACGCGTATCAAGAGCGGTGAGGCCATTATTGGGACTGCAAACTACCACGACACATCCCCGTACCGCTGGGGCGGAAAGTCAGACATCGATCTGGCAGTGGATGAACACGGCCTTTGGGTTATATACGCTACTGAAGCCAATAACGGGCGTCTGGTTGTTAGCCAG GTGAACCCATACACACTGCGCTTTGAGGGGACTTGGCAGACGAATTTTGAGAAACGCATGGCATCAGATGCGTTCATGGCGTGTGGCGTGTTGTACGCCGTGCGTTCGGTGTACCAGGATGACGACAGTGAGGCAGGTGGAGATCTGATCCTGTACGCTTACGACACACGCCATAACCGAGAAGAATCGGTCAGGATCGCGTTCCCAAACCCATACCAGCACATCTCCTCCATCAGCTACAACCCCAGAGATAACCAGCTGTACGTCTGGAACAACTACATCGTCCTGCGCTATCCACTGGAGTTCAGCCCTCCCCAACCCACCACAG ATTCTCTCTCCACACCTCTCCTCTCCACCACTCCTTTGAACTCTCTCTCCTCCACGACGTCGATGGCCTTCAGTCCCACGTCTGTGCCGTCTGTGACCTTTCACCCCGTTGGAGCAATAAACAGGGCTCCAGCCGGACGACCAATCACAGCCACTGTACCGGTGACCATAAGGCCCCCGCGCCGGCCCCAGGGCCCGCGCACACCCATGTGTGAGGGACGGGTGACCCGAGGGGTCCAGTGGCCCCCTACACATCGAGGAGAAACAGTGGAGAGACCCTGTCCTAAAGGATCACTCG GTATTGCATCATATCAATGTATGACTGATGAGGTGGTGTGGAACCCCAGAGGTCCTGACCTCAGTAACTGCACCTCACCATGGGTCAACCAGATCGCTCAAAAG ATCAAGAGCGGGGAGAACGCTGCACATATTGCTGCTGTACTTGTCAATTCTACAAGGGGGAGGGTCTATGCTGGTGATGTCACATCCTCTGTGCGTCTGATGGAGCAGTTGTTAGATATTCTAGACTCGCAGTTACAGGCTCTCCGACCCGGAAACAAAGAGTCAGCTACACGAAACTACAACAAG CTGCAGAAGAGAGAGAGGACGTGCAGAGCGTTTATTCAG gCCGTGGTCCAGACAGTGGATAATCTGCTGCGTTTGGAGGCGCTGGAGTCATGGCAGGACATGAACACAACAGAACAATCTCACGCTGCCACCATGCTTCTGGATGTCATGGAGAAAGGAGCGTTCCTATTGGCCAATAATCTATACGGGGGTCACTTCAGTGATCGTGCGCCCAATGTTG ATCTGGAGGTGTATGTGCTGAACACAGAGATGGAGTTAAAGGATCTGTCATTCCCTAACACTTACGACAGTGACAGCACCATCCATGTGTCCTCATCCACAATCAAACAATACAGCCGCAATG GTCAGGTGAAGGTGGTTTTTACTCTCTATAAGAATCTGGGTTTGTTTCTGACCACTCAAAACGCCACAGTAAAGACAGAAGGGGAGATGAAAGCTGGTGGACACAGTCTTGCCGTCAACTCGCACATCATCTCTGCGTCCATGAACAAAGAGTCAAGTCGAGTATTTCTGACAGAGCCTGTTGTATTTACACTACGTCACCTGCAG CTGGAGAATCACTTCAGCCCCAACTGTTCCTTCTGGAATTACTCGGAGCGCACGATGAAGGGCCAGTGGTCTTCTCAGGGCTGTAGACGTCTACACAGTAACAACACACACACCACCTGTGCCTGCTCACATCTCACCAACTTCGCTGTGCTTATgaaccaccagcagcctgct taTCCGGGCGGCATGCAGGGCTTGATTCTGTTCGTCATTACGTGGGTGGGGATGGTGATCTCTCTGGTGTGTTTGGCTCTGTGTATCTCCACCTTTTGCTGCCTGCGTGGCCTCCAGAGCGACCGCACCACCATCCACAAGAACCTGTGCCTCACCCTCTTCATCTCACAGCTCCTCTTCCTCATCGGCATGGATAAAACGCACTACACA gttgTGTGTCCCGTGCTGGCTGGTCTTCTACATTTCTTCCTGTTATCTGTGTTCTGCTGGCTCTGTATGGAGACGGTTCAGCTCTACGTTCTCATGGTGGAGGTGTTCGAAAGCGAGACGTCTCGTCGTAAATACTACTACCTCTCTGCATACGGCTTCCCCACACTAGTGGTGGCCATCTCCACTGCCATCGACTACAGGAGCTACGGAGGAACTAAAGC ttgttgGCTGAGGGTGGATAACTACTTCATCTGGACATTCATTGGCCCCGCCTCCCTTGTTATCCTG CTGAACCTGGCAGTGCTGGTCATCACTGTACACCGCATGCTCAGACATTCAACCGTACTGAAGCCAGACTCCAGCCGATTCGACAACATAAA ATGTTGGACGCTCAGCTCCGTCACCCTGCTCTTACTCGTCTCTCTCACGTGGATTTTTGGCCTGTTGTTTATAAATGACAGCAGTGTGGTGATGGCGTATCTTTTTACCTCCTTCAATGCATTACATGGCATGTTCATCTTCCTCCTCCATTGCGCCCTGCAGAAGAAG gTGCAGAAAGAATACAGCAAATGTTTGCGACAGTCACCCTGCTGTGGCCACGCCTCCTCAACCAGTTCCCATGGTTCCCTCAAGAGCTCCGCCCACAGAGGCAACAATCGCTATTATGGCGGTAGCCAATCACGACATGCACCAGCGCAAAGACAG agTCGTATCAGGAGGATGTGGAACGACACTGTTCGAAGGCAGACAGAGTCATCATTCATGACAGCAGAGatcaacaacacacacacactcaccagAG GAACTATGAGTAATCACCTCTTGGCCAATCCGATGCTGCAGAGCCGTTCTGGCTCCTCCCCTTACAACACTTTATTGGCTGAAACGTTTAATCCGCCATCACCAGCAGTGTTTAATGCTACAG GCACATTCAGAAACTCAA AGGGCACTCTGTCACGCAGTCGTGAGTCTTGTGGATTAGAGGGAGTTCGTCTGAACGGAAACTACAACAACAGCTACTCGCTGCATGGAGGAAGCGCTGATCTTCTAGGGGGCGTTCCTGTGGGATCTGGGGGCGTGTCTGGAGAAGTTAGCCCTGGCCTTTTGACACCCAGAGGGGCGGAGCCTACTAGCGGTCTGCGGCGAAACCTTTCAGACGCAGCGGCGTTGGAGAAGATGATCATATCGGAGCTGGTGCAGAGCAACCTGCGTCCTTCCACCGATCGCTACGGCAACGGAACCAATTCGACGATGCATCGACAAGATTACTCCACGTCGACGGGTCACAGAGAGCCTCCGCAGCGCCCGCTGCCCCGCCCTCCTCCCCCACCTCCGCAGGACGAGGAGGAGTTATTATACAAAGCTTTGGAAAAACCACGTCTACCAGACAAACCTCGGCTACCTGACAAACCCCGCCTGCCGGATAAGCCTCGCCTTTTGGAGCACGCTCAGTCCGTGTTTTACCAGAGCGAGGAGGACTCGGAGAGCTTCTCAGCGGAAATCGCAGACGGAGTAGGCGGGACCGGACCTGACTCCGCCTCCCTGTACGCACGAGACCGAGATTCGTCCTATCCCGATAGCAGTCCCGAGGCGCTGGGGCCGGACCCGCACTCGACCCTCCCACCGGACGAGCTGTACTTCAGTGCAGGACGCCAGGCTCACGTCTCTGCTTTTTACCAGCCTCCACCACGCCGGACCGGTGATGAGAGTCGAATGGCGCTGCAACCGTCGCAAGGAGAAGGTGATGGACAGATGCAGCTGGTGACGAGTCTGTGA
- the LOC129445293 gene encoding adhesion G protein-coupled receptor L1 isoform X1 — MALSPWLLWMCPVLLSNIAPSEQGLSRAAMPFGLMRRELACEGYPIELRCPGSDVIMIETANYGRTDDKICDADPFQMENVQCYQPDAFKIMSHRCNNRTQCVVVAGADVFPDPCPGTYKYLEIQYECVPYKVDQKVFVCPGTLMRVLEPSSVREAEHQSGAWCKDPLQAGDRLYVMPWTPYRTDMLYEYASWDDYIQNRVTTTYKLPSRVDGTGFVVYDGAVFYNKERTRNIVKYDLRTRIKSGEAIIGTANYHDTSPYRWGGKSDIDLAVDEHGLWVIYATEANNGRLVVSQVNPYTLRFEGTWQTNFEKRMASDAFMACGVLYAVRSVYQDDDSEAGGDLILYAYDTRHNREESVRIAFPNPYQHISSISYNPRDNQLYVWNNYIVLRYPLEFSPPQPTTDSLSTPLLSTTPLNSLSSTTSMAFSPTSVPSVTFHPVGAINRAPAGRPITATVPVTIRPPRRPQGPRTPMCEGRVTRGVQWPPTHRGETVERPCPKGSLGIASYQCMTDEVVWNPRGPDLSNCTSPWVNQIAQKIKSGENAAHIAAVLVNSTRGRVYAGDVTSSVRLMEQLLDILDSQLQALRPGNKESATRNYNKLQKRERTCRAFIQAVVQTVDNLLRLEALESWQDMNTTEQSHAATMLLDVMEKGAFLLANNLYGGHFSDRAPNVDLEVYVLNTEMELKDLSFPNTYDSDSTIHVSSSTIKQYSRNGQVKVVFTLYKNLGLFLTTQNATVKTEGEMKAGGHSLAVNSHIISASMNKESSRVFLTEPVVFTLRHLQLENHFSPNCSFWNYSERTMKGQWSSQGCRRLHSNNTHTTCACSHLTNFAVLMNHQQPAYPGGMQGLILFVITWVGMVISLVCLALCISTFCCLRGLQSDRTTIHKNLCLTLFISQLLFLIGMDKTHYTVVCPVLAGLLHFFLLSVFCWLCMETVQLYVLMVEVFESETSRRKYYYLSAYGFPTLVVAISTAIDYRSYGGTKACWLRVDNYFIWTFIGPASLVILLNLAVLVITVHRMLRHSTVLKPDSSRFDNIKCWTLSSVTLLLLVSLTWIFGLLFINDSSVVMAYLFTSFNALHGMFIFLLHCALQKKVQKEYSKCLRQSPCCGHASSTSSHGSLKSSAHRGNNRYYGGSQSRHAPAQRQSRIRRMWNDTVRRQTESSFMTAEINNTHTLTRGTMSNHLLANPMLQSRSGSSPYNTLLAETFNPPSPAVFNATGTFRNSKGTLSRSRESCGLEGVRLNGNYNNSYSLHGGSADLLGGVPVGSGGVSGEVSPGLLTPRGAEPTSGLRRNLSDAAALEKMIISELVQSNLRPSTDRYGNGTNSTMHRQDYSTSTGHREPPQRPLPRPPPPPPQDEEELLYKALEKPRLPDKPRLPDKPRLPDKPRLLEHAQSVFYQSEEDSESFSAEIADGVGGTGPDSASLYARDRDSSYPDSSPEALGPDPHSTLPPDELYFSAGRQAHVSAFYQPPPRRTGDESRMALQPSQGEGDGQMQLVTSL, encoded by the exons gtgTAATAACAGGACTCAGTGTGTGGTGGTCGCTGGTGCAGATGTGTTTCCTGACCCGTGTCCAGGCACATACAAATATCTGGAGATCCAGTATGAATGTGTTCCTTACA AAGTGGACCAAAAAG TTTTTGTTTGTCCCGGGACATTAATGCGAGTGTTGGAGCCCAGTTCAGTTCGGGAGGCAGAGCATCAGTCAGGGGCGTGGTGTAAGGACCCTCTGCAGGCTGGCGATAGGCTGTACGTTATGCCCTGGACACCGTATCGAACAGACATGCTATATGAATATGCTTCCTGGGATGATTACATCCAAAACAGGGTCACGACTACTTATAA GTTGCCCAGTCGAGTGGACGGCACAGGTTTCGTCGTGTACGATGGGGCCGTGTTCTACAATAAAGAACGCACACGTAACATCGTGAAATATGATCTGCGGACGCGTATCAAGAGCGGTGAGGCCATTATTGGGACTGCAAACTACCACGACACATCCCCGTACCGCTGGGGCGGAAAGTCAGACATCGATCTGGCAGTGGATGAACACGGCCTTTGGGTTATATACGCTACTGAAGCCAATAACGGGCGTCTGGTTGTTAGCCAG GTGAACCCATACACACTGCGCTTTGAGGGGACTTGGCAGACGAATTTTGAGAAACGCATGGCATCAGATGCGTTCATGGCGTGTGGCGTGTTGTACGCCGTGCGTTCGGTGTACCAGGATGACGACAGTGAGGCAGGTGGAGATCTGATCCTGTACGCTTACGACACACGCCATAACCGAGAAGAATCGGTCAGGATCGCGTTCCCAAACCCATACCAGCACATCTCCTCCATCAGCTACAACCCCAGAGATAACCAGCTGTACGTCTGGAACAACTACATCGTCCTGCGCTATCCACTGGAGTTCAGCCCTCCCCAACCCACCACAG ATTCTCTCTCCACACCTCTCCTCTCCACCACTCCTTTGAACTCTCTCTCCTCCACGACGTCGATGGCCTTCAGTCCCACGTCTGTGCCGTCTGTGACCTTTCACCCCGTTGGAGCAATAAACAGGGCTCCAGCCGGACGACCAATCACAGCCACTGTACCGGTGACCATAAGGCCCCCGCGCCGGCCCCAGGGCCCGCGCACACCCATGTGTGAGGGACGGGTGACCCGAGGGGTCCAGTGGCCCCCTACACATCGAGGAGAAACAGTGGAGAGACCCTGTCCTAAAGGATCACTCG GTATTGCATCATATCAATGTATGACTGATGAGGTGGTGTGGAACCCCAGAGGTCCTGACCTCAGTAACTGCACCTCACCATGGGTCAACCAGATCGCTCAAAAG ATCAAGAGCGGGGAGAACGCTGCACATATTGCTGCTGTACTTGTCAATTCTACAAGGGGGAGGGTCTATGCTGGTGATGTCACATCCTCTGTGCGTCTGATGGAGCAGTTGTTAGATATTCTAGACTCGCAGTTACAGGCTCTCCGACCCGGAAACAAAGAGTCAGCTACACGAAACTACAACAAG CTGCAGAAGAGAGAGAGGACGTGCAGAGCGTTTATTCAG gCCGTGGTCCAGACAGTGGATAATCTGCTGCGTTTGGAGGCGCTGGAGTCATGGCAGGACATGAACACAACAGAACAATCTCACGCTGCCACCATGCTTCTGGATGTCATGGAGAAAGGAGCGTTCCTATTGGCCAATAATCTATACGGGGGTCACTTCAGTGATCGTGCGCCCAATGTTG ATCTGGAGGTGTATGTGCTGAACACAGAGATGGAGTTAAAGGATCTGTCATTCCCTAACACTTACGACAGTGACAGCACCATCCATGTGTCCTCATCCACAATCAAACAATACAGCCGCAATG GTCAGGTGAAGGTGGTTTTTACTCTCTATAAGAATCTGGGTTTGTTTCTGACCACTCAAAACGCCACAGTAAAGACAGAAGGGGAGATGAAAGCTGGTGGACACAGTCTTGCCGTCAACTCGCACATCATCTCTGCGTCCATGAACAAAGAGTCAAGTCGAGTATTTCTGACAGAGCCTGTTGTATTTACACTACGTCACCTGCAG CTGGAGAATCACTTCAGCCCCAACTGTTCCTTCTGGAATTACTCGGAGCGCACGATGAAGGGCCAGTGGTCTTCTCAGGGCTGTAGACGTCTACACAGTAACAACACACACACCACCTGTGCCTGCTCACATCTCACCAACTTCGCTGTGCTTATgaaccaccagcagcctgct taTCCGGGCGGCATGCAGGGCTTGATTCTGTTCGTCATTACGTGGGTGGGGATGGTGATCTCTCTGGTGTGTTTGGCTCTGTGTATCTCCACCTTTTGCTGCCTGCGTGGCCTCCAGAGCGACCGCACCACCATCCACAAGAACCTGTGCCTCACCCTCTTCATCTCACAGCTCCTCTTCCTCATCGGCATGGATAAAACGCACTACACA gttgTGTGTCCCGTGCTGGCTGGTCTTCTACATTTCTTCCTGTTATCTGTGTTCTGCTGGCTCTGTATGGAGACGGTTCAGCTCTACGTTCTCATGGTGGAGGTGTTCGAAAGCGAGACGTCTCGTCGTAAATACTACTACCTCTCTGCATACGGCTTCCCCACACTAGTGGTGGCCATCTCCACTGCCATCGACTACAGGAGCTACGGAGGAACTAAAGC ttgttgGCTGAGGGTGGATAACTACTTCATCTGGACATTCATTGGCCCCGCCTCCCTTGTTATCCTG CTGAACCTGGCAGTGCTGGTCATCACTGTACACCGCATGCTCAGACATTCAACCGTACTGAAGCCAGACTCCAGCCGATTCGACAACATAAA ATGTTGGACGCTCAGCTCCGTCACCCTGCTCTTACTCGTCTCTCTCACGTGGATTTTTGGCCTGTTGTTTATAAATGACAGCAGTGTGGTGATGGCGTATCTTTTTACCTCCTTCAATGCATTACATGGCATGTTCATCTTCCTCCTCCATTGCGCCCTGCAGAAGAAG gTGCAGAAAGAATACAGCAAATGTTTGCGACAGTCACCCTGCTGTGGCCACGCCTCCTCAACCAGTTCCCATGGTTCCCTCAAGAGCTCCGCCCACAGAGGCAACAATCGCTATTATGGCGGTAGCCAATCACGACATGCACCAGCGCAAAGACAG agTCGTATCAGGAGGATGTGGAACGACACTGTTCGAAGGCAGACAGAGTCATCATTCATGACAGCAGAGatcaacaacacacacacactcaccagAG GAACTATGAGTAATCACCTCTTGGCCAATCCGATGCTGCAGAGCCGTTCTGGCTCCTCCCCTTACAACACTTTATTGGCTGAAACGTTTAATCCGCCATCACCAGCAGTGTTTAATGCTACAG GCACATTCAGAAACTCAA AGGGCACTCTGTCACGCAGTCGTGAGTCTTGTGGATTAGAGGGAGTTCGTCTGAACGGAAACTACAACAACAGCTACTCGCTGCATGGAGGAAGCGCTGATCTTCTAGGGGGCGTTCCTGTGGGATCTGGGGGCGTGTCTGGAGAAGTTAGCCCTGGCCTTTTGACACCCAGAGGGGCGGAGCCTACTAGCGGTCTGCGGCGAAACCTTTCAGACGCAGCGGCGTTGGAGAAGATGATCATATCGGAGCTGGTGCAGAGCAACCTGCGTCCTTCCACCGATCGCTACGGCAACGGAACCAATTCGACGATGCATCGACAAGATTACTCCACGTCGACGGGTCACAGAGAGCCTCCGCAGCGCCCGCTGCCCCGCCCTCCTCCCCCACCTCCGCAGGACGAGGAGGAGTTATTATACAAAGCTTTGGAAAAACCACGTCTACCAGACAAACCTCGGCTACCTGACAAACCCCGCCTGCCGGATAAGCCTCGCCTTTTGGAGCACGCTCAGTCCGTGTTTTACCAGAGCGAGGAGGACTCGGAGAGCTTCTCAGCGGAAATCGCAGACGGAGTAGGCGGGACCGGACCTGACTCCGCCTCCCTGTACGCACGAGACCGAGATTCGTCCTATCCCGATAGCAGTCCCGAGGCGCTGGGGCCGGACCCGCACTCGACCCTCCCACCGGACGAGCTGTACTTCAGTGCAGGACGCCAGGCTCACGTCTCTGCTTTTTACCAGCCTCCACCACGCCGGACCGGTGATGAGAGTCGAATGGCGCTGCAACCGTCGCAAGGAGAAGGTGATGGACAGATGCAGCTGGTGACGAGTCTGTGA